AGTGTCGATGTCCCACAGGAAGCGTTTCTGGCGATCTTGAGAGTCGGAGAGGAATGAGTCTCGACCAGAATCAGAGAAACGTGGAGAAGCTGTCAGGTTCCCCTCGGGGAGGAGAGCAGGCCTCGCTTTCCGGAGCTAAGATGGTCAGCAACGCGGATCACACAGGGCGCAAGTCCATCGTCCGGGAGTATGCGGAGGCGATCATCGTGGCCATGCTGTTGGCGTTTGCCATCCGCGTGTTCGTCGTGCAGGCATTTAAGATTCCATCAGGGTCGATGATTCCCACCTTGCTGA
The nucleotide sequence above comes from Nitrospira sp.. Encoded proteins:
- a CDS encoding S26 family signal peptidase gives rise to the protein MEKLSGSPRGGEQASLSGAKMVSNADHTGRKSIVREYAEAIIVAMLLAFAIRVFVVQAFKIPSGSMIPTLL